A stretch of Labrus mixtus chromosome 7, fLabMix1.1, whole genome shotgun sequence DNA encodes these proteins:
- the LOC132977368 gene encoding PAK4-inhibitor inka2-like has protein sequence MRGSDMLCLRDSSDCLREQMQYMMRSLQDLKQLRRTCPAVRRPLSPISTQLPALVRHSALARACRVRMSEASTASTYDSACCLSSPLEEEDEDQESSTQLGLSLRLGLGSPSSRKSLDLDSGYSESSWQDEGVFLRRTRNVRVSSSACLRTNRAPSGRIRPKSTSDACLERWTSFEVSDQEDWTNSLLTRGRNRQPLVLGDNSFADLIQNWMDLPECPEPTELNLNPGRRTGRGFFVNMRRKLAGFSKSVEDRVRMRHTDSVCANRAANAPKRLSCPLVASQAKVPFFHQSHSAINKLDSDFYHFAALLKSGSRQPIICKDIIGYV, from the exons ATGAGAGGATCAGACATG CTCTGTTTGCGTGACTCCAGCGACTGCTTACGGGAGCAGATGCAGTACATGATGAGGTCACTGCAGGATCTGAAACAGCTGAGAAGGACCTGTCCGGCAGTCAGGCGCCCCCTCTCTCCCATCAGTACCCAGCTCCCGGCTCTGGTGCGACACTCTGCGTTGGCACGTGCCTGTCGTGTGCGGATGTCTGAGGCCAGCACTGCCAGCACCTACGACTCTGCATGCTGCCTATCAAGTCCtctagaggaggaggacgaagaccAAGAGTCAAGCACCCAGCTGGGTCTGAGCCTCAGACTGGGTTTGGGTTCTCCCAGCAGCCGGAAAAGTTTGGACTTGGATTCGGGCTACTCTGAGTCATCGTGGCAGGATGAAGGAGTGTTtctgaggaggacgaggaacGTGAGGGTTTCATCGTCAGCCTGCCTCCGCACAAACAGAGCACCCAGCGGACGCATTAGACCCAAATCCACGTCTGACGCCTGTCTGGAAAGGTGGACATCATTTGAAGTCAGTGACCAAGAGGACTGGACGAACTCTTTACTCACCAGAGGACGAAATCGCCAACCTCTAGTGCTGGGCGATAACAGCTTTGCAGACCTCATACAGAACTGGATGGACCTACCCGAGTGTCCAGAACCTACAGAGCTGAATCTAAACCCGGGACGCAGGACGGGGAGAGGTTTCTTTGTGAACATGAGGAGGAAACTGGCTGGCTTTTCAAAGAGTGTAGAGGACAGAGTGAGGAtgagacacacagactctgttTGTGCTAACAGAGCTGCTAATGCTCCAAAACGTCTGTCCTGCCCGCTTGTTGCATCCCAGGCCAAAGTGCCCTTTTTCCATCAGTCTCATTCCGCCATTAATAAATTGGACTCTGACTTTTACCACTTTGCTGCCCTCTTGAAGTCAGGCAGTCGGCAGCCCATCATCTGCAAAGACATCATAGGCTACGTCTGA